The nucleotide sequence GTAGGCTTCACAGTCTTCAGGCGTTTTGATGTTTTCATAGACTGCTTTCCGTTTCGCGAAGGCTTCATGCGCACGTTTTTGCAGAGCCTGATACACCAGACCAGATTCGGCTGCTGCACCTTCCAGAGCGGGAAGCACAGTTAAATCTTCCGCCGCATTAGCAATCGGAGAAACAACAGACAGAAAGCCAAACAAAGACAACAAAAGCAGGCGATTCATAGCAGCGACCTCATGAGCGGGAATGCGGGCAGGAGATAAAACAGCGGCAGGATCATCTGGCGGCCAGATAATTAAATGTTCTTAATTATCATACCTGCTCGCTTGCCCGGACTCAATCAAAGATCGTTTATTGAGCCAGTTTTCTATTCTCCAGCCGTAATCTCATGACTCAAACAGTGTAGCGTGCCCAGCCCCCACACCAGATCGACCGCATGAATGCCTATAACGCGGCGCTCAGTAAAAAGGGCGCTGAGTATGCCCAAAGCGATTGCATCATTCGGATCATTAAAGGTCGGCACCAGCACACAACCATTCGTCACCAGAAAGTTAACATAGCTGGCAGGCAACCTGAGATCTTCGAAGTCGAGTCGCGCCGGCATTGGCATTTCTACCACATTCAGTTTACTGCCCTCTTCGAGGCGGGCACTTTTCAAACGCTCCAGATTCTGTGCCAGGCGATGATGATTGACGTCTTTTTTGTTCGCTTCCATACAGGCAACGACAGTCGTCGGATTCACGAAACGGCAGATATCATCCACATGGCCGTGTGTGTCATCCCCTTCAATGCCGTCCCCCAGCCAGATCACGTTCGTGACGCCCAGGTATTCATTAAAGATCGCCGCGTAATCTTCTTTCGTGAAACCGGGATTACGGACCTGGGTTTTCTGATCGAGCAGACACTCTTCGGTCGTGATCAGAGTGCCCCGTCCATTGACTTCGATGGCGCCTCCTTCCAGAACCACCGGGCGTCCCTGGTAGCAGACCTCCGTCACAGGAACCTTGAGCGATTTCGCCACCGCGGAGGGGACCTGCCAGTCCAGTCGATGGTTGGGATACTTGGCCCAGCCGTTGAAGCGGAACTGCAACGCCTCCCGTTTGCCGTCACTTCGCTGCACGACGATCGGCCCTGAATCGCGCATCCAGTTGCGGTTCGTATTCTGCAGGATATATTTGACCTGCTTCGTATTGGCATGCGCCTGCTGCAGCATGCCATCAACCTTCTGCTGCAGTTCCCCATCTTTCACAACCAGCAGGACGCGCTCGAACTCGGCCACCTTGCGAATGATTTCGACAAATGCCCACTTGATGACCTCGTACTTGCCCGGCCAGTCATTGCCGTTATGCGGAAAACAGAGCAGCGTCGTCTGCTGCGGTTCCCATTCTGCGGGCAGTCTACGTGTGACCTCACTCATTGAGAGGCATCATCATGATAGAGTTTCAGGATATTGCCATATGCGTCGATGCGGCGGTCGCGGAGGAACGGCCAGTTCTGACGGACCTCTGCCATCTCATCCAGGTTGACCTCGGCGATCAGAATCTCTTCCTGATCGTGCGATGCCTGGGCGATGATTTCTCCCTGGGGTCCACAGATAAAGGAAGCTCCCCAGAATTCCAGCCCCGGCTGCTCGGGTTCGGGCTGTTCAAATCCAACCCGGTTGACGGCGGCGACAAACGTGCCATTGGCAATCGCGTGACTCCGCTGAATCGTCATCCAGGAATCGTGCTGTTTCACACCGTACTCGGCTTTTTCATGGGGATGCCAGCCGATGGCAGTCGGGTAGACCAGCACATTCGCGCCACTCAAGGCAGTAATCCGGGCACCTTCGGGGAACCACTGGTCCCAGCAGATCAGAGTGCCAATTTTCCCGAAGCGGGTCTGAATGGCTTTGAAGCCCAGGTCACCGGGCGTGAAATAAAACTTCTCGTAGAAGCAGGGATCGTCGGGAATATGCATCTTGCGATACAGGCCCGCTTCACTGCCGTCTGCGTCAATCACGTAAGCGCTGTTATGATACAGGCCTTCGGTCCGTTTCTCAAAAAACGGAACAATAATGACTACGCCCAGTTCTTCCGCCAGCTTACTGAACGCGGTGAACGACTTGTCATACAGTGGCTCGGCGAACTCGAAATATTTAGTCGTCTCTTTCTGACAGAAATAAAACGAACTGTAGAGCTCGGGCAGACAGATGACCTGTCCCCCTTCTCCTGCGGCCGTGCGGACCCAGTCGAGGCACTTGATCAGATTCTCATCGGGAGTCCCGTTCAGCGAGACCTGCACCAGAGCAATATTAAATTGACGCGGCATAAAGGAAACATTCCAGAAACATGAATAAACTGTGAAGACCTGTTTCAGCAACCAGCGTGCAGACAGATCATTCACTTGGTGCTGTTATGTACGAAATCTGAAACCGAGTTGCAAGTCGTGTATCGCCTACTTCCGCCGTTTCCCGGCAAATCATGGGACTGTCCCTGCTGCTCAAACTCCAGCTTACAGGAATCCGTCCAGTTTCTTAAGAGTAACATCGACAGACTCACCACTTTTCCACTATTCTATGCCTGATACAGGAAGTACCTTTTAGATCAGGTTGCCCGTATCACTTCCTCACCCACGACTCTTCACATCGGGATTGAATTTGACATGAATACAGGACGTACGACAGAAGAATTTTCGATCGAGAAACGCGGCACCCTGCTGGTGGAAGACCCCCTATTGAATAAAGGAACTGCTTTTACGACCGAGGAGCGAATCCAGCACGGATTACTCGGGCTCCTGCCACCGCATGTGGATACTCTCGAAGAACAGGTCGAACGCGCTTACGAAGCCTTCTGTGACTTCAAGGAACCGATTAACAAACATATTTATCTCAGGCAGCTCCAGGACGAAAATGAAACTCTCTTCTATCGCCTGATGCTGGGGCATATCACAGAGATGATGCCCATTGTTTATACGCCCATTGTGGGCCTGGCGTGTGAACGTTTCAGCCATATTTATCGACGCCCCCGTGGAATTTTCATCTCCTACCCGGAACGGGATTCCATGGATGCGATCCTGGAAAACGTCGAACGGGACATTGATGTGATTGTCGTCACAGACGGCGAACGAATTCTGGGGCTGGGCGACCAGGGAGTGGGCGGCATGGGTATTCCCATCGGCAAACTCTCCCTGTACACCCTGTGTGGCGGAGTTGCCCCCGAGAAAACACTGCCCATCGTACTTGACCTGGGCACCAATAATCAGGAACGTCTCGACGACCCCCGCTACATTGGCTGGCGGGAAAATCGCATCAAGGGGGAAGAGTACGACAAATTCATTGACCAGTTCGTGACGGCAGTCAAAAAACGCTTCCCGAATGTTCTGCTGCAGTGGGAAGACTTTGCGTCCGTCGACGCCGAACGGATTCTGGATCGATACCGGGATGATCTCTGTACCTTTAACGACGATATTCAAGGCACCGCCGCCGTCACCACGGGGACGATCCTCGCCGCAATCGCTGCCGGGGGAGGAGAATTAAAGGACCAGAACATTGTGATGCTGGGTGCAGGCTCTGCCGGAGTTGGCATCTGTCTGCAGTTGAAACAGACGATGATGGCTTCAGGCATGAGCGAACCCGAGGCTCGTTCTCATTTTTATGTGATCGACCGGGACGGGCTCCTGCATTCCGGGCGTACGGATCTCGACGAACTGCATCAGCAGCTGTCACAGCCTTCAGAATCTCTGAAAAGCTGGGATTGTGATACTTCTGGAGCCGTCTCGTTCGCCGATGTGGTCCGCAACGCAAAACCGGGTGTTTTAATTGGCGCTACCGGACAGGCGGGCGCCTTCTCAGAACCCATCATTCGCGAAATGGCAGCGCATGTCGAACACCCGGTCATCTTTCCACTCTCCAACCCGACTTCACGTGCGGAAGCCACACCTGCGGATCTGCTGGAATGGACGAATGGCAAAGCCGTGATCGCGACGGGCAGCCCGTTTGATCCCGTTGATCACAACGGCGTCACGCATACGATCGCACAATGCAATAACAGCTATATCTTCCCGGCAATGGGGCTGGGCATCCTCGCGTCGCGGTCACGTCGAGTCACCGATGCGATGTTCATTGCCGCCGCGGAGGCCTTGAAGGAAACTTCTCCCGCGCTCAAGGACCGTACAGCGTCTCTGCTCCCCTCGCTGACGATCATCCGTGATGTCAGTCGCAAAATTGCCCATGCGGTCGCGCTGGCCGCCATCGCGGACGGGGTAGCCGACTCAATCACGGAAGCTGAAATCGACCAGCGGATTGAAGAAACCATGTGGCATCCTGAATATTAAATTGACAGTACTGCATACACCAGGATGAATTGCACTTAATCTATAGAAGGAACTCTGATGTCTGATAACAGCACTACCGTCGGTTCGTATCTGGCGTCCCGTCTGGAAGAGATTGGTTTGAAGCACTATTTCGCCGTCCCGGGAGATTACAACCTGGTACTGCTCGACAAGCTGCTGGAAAATAAAAATCTGAAGATGATTTCCTGCTGCAATGAATTAAACGCCGGGTATGCAGCAGACGGATATTGTCGTGCGACCGGCGGTGCCAGCGCGGTTTTTGTGACCTACAGTGTCGGCGGCTTGAGCCTCTTGAATGCGGTTGCGGGTGCGTATGCAGAAGACCTGCCGATGATTGCGGTTTCGGGTGGCCCGAATACCAACTCGGAAGCTGAGTTCGAAATGCTGCACCATACGCTGGGGCTGCTGGATTACGATTATCAGCGCGACATCTTTTCCAAGGTAACCGCGGAAGCAGTGACGATTCATGATCCCCGCGAAGCGCCGACGCAGATTGATCATGCAATCCAGACCGCCCTCCGCTTTCGCAAACCCGTCTATATTGAAATTGCCTGTAACATTGCGGATGCAGTCACTTCCGCTCCCAATGTCCGTTCGTTCGGTGGTCCGACCGCCAGTGATCCGCTGTCTCTGAACGCCGCCGTTGATCGCGCCGTCGAACTGTTGAACGCAGCAACAAAACCGGTTCTGGTAGCAGGTGTGAAACTACGTTCGTTTGGGGCGGAAGCGAACTTTCAAAAACTGGCGGATGCCAGTGGATATGCGATCGCCAGCATGCCCAATGCCAAGGGATTCTTCAACGAACAGCATCCTCATTACATGGGTATTTACTGGGGCCCCGTGGGAACGCCTGGCTGTGGTGAGATCGTTGATTCGTCTGATCTCTGCCTGTTCGCGGGAGGCACTTTTACCGACTACACTACCACCGGACACGCCGCCCTGATCAATCCAGCCAAAGTCATTCAGGCCCGCCCGAACAGCGTGGTCTTTCCCAATCAGACTTTCAGCAATGTGAAACTCACCGAATTCCTGGAACTGCTGGCAAAGAAACTGAAACCCAATGACGGGTCGATGATTGCCTATAATCGGATCAAAGAAGAAGTCACTCCTCTGCGACCGGGGGCTCCGGAAACAGAGCTTTCCACGCGACAGTTGTTTTCTCGTATCCAACAGATGCTGAGCCCCGATTCCGCAGTCATCGCGGAAACAGGAGACTCCTGGTTCAATGGCATGCAGCTGGATCTGCCGGAAGGAGCACGTTTTGAAGTACAGATGCAGTACGGTTCGATCGGCTGGTCCGTGGGCGCTACACTGGGTTACAGCGTCGGTGCACCAGATCGACGTCCCATTGCCTTGATCGGTGACGGCTCGTTCCAGCTGACCGCCCAGGAAGTCTCTACTATCATTCGCTACGGTCTGAAACCGATCATTTTCCTGATCAACAACGGCGGCTATACCATTGAAGTAGAAATCCATGACGGCCCTTATAATACCATAAAAAACTGGAACTATGCCGAGCTGGTACATGTCTTCAATGCAGAAGACGGAAATGGTTTCAGCTGCAAGGCGCATACGGAAGGCGAACTGGAAGAAGCCATCAAACAGGCAACAGCACACGACGGACCGGCTCTGATCGAAGTACTCATCCACCGTGATGACTGCAGTAAAGATCTGCTGGTCTGGGGAGGTCACGTTGCGAAAAACAATGGACGGCCACCTCGTGTTCGCTAACAGTAACCCGCCGAAAAAAATATTTTCGCTCGAGTCAATCTGATTTTCCCTGTCATACAGGATCGTGGAATGAAGGAAGAGATCTGTGAACTGCCGGACGGCAAACTGATATTAAGAACGCTGGCGATGCCGGCAGACACGAATGCCAATGGAGACATTTTCGGCGGCTGGATCATGTCGCAGATGGACATCGCGGGTGGCATCCTTTCCAAAGAGGTCTCGGGCATCCGCACGGTGACGATTGCGGTTGAGTCGATGAAATTCATCCGTCCGGTCAAGGTCGGTGATGTCGTCTGCTGTTATGGAACGGTTGAGCGGATTGGCACCACATCGGTCACACTGCAACTCGAAGTCTGGGTCGAACCGGTCCTGCGGCATGAAGATTCGCAGTGTCCCTGCTTCAAAGTCACCGAAGCCGCCTTCACCTATGTCGCCATTGATCACCAGGGGAAAAAAACTCCGCTCGTCAGGAAGAAGTCCTGAACGAACTCACCGCTTTTTCAGCAATCCCCGGGAATGTCGCCTGCTACCTGTTACTCCAGTTCAGCCCGAGGTACAATTGAAGCGTTTCCTGAAGCTGTTTTAAATTTCAATCTTGTATTCGAAACAGCTGGACGCTCCGTTGGCTATGCAATCATTCCGGTATCCCGTATTGACTGTGAAAGGACCAGAGGCCCATGAAGAAAGTGGCGATTATTGGAGGTGGTTTCAGTGGAACTATGGCGGCGGTCAATCTGGCCCGCTTAAGCAGCGGCCCGCTCTGTATTCAACTGATCAACGATAAATATCCACTCGGTCGTGGTGTCGCTTATGGGACCCGCCGCGAAGAACATCTGCTGAATGTCGCCGCACGAAACATGTCAGCCGCCCCCGATCATGCGAATCACTTTCTGGACTGGCTCCGCACCCGGGTTGACTACAGTGATCTGCCTGATCCCCAGCTTCGCGAAACCTATGTGCCGCGTCGCATTTATGGCGATTATCTGCGCAGTATCCTGGCAACCTACATGCAGCCCATCGACCAACATCATCCTGCAGAGATCCAGGTCATCGAACAGGAAGCCGTCGATATTGAATTTAATTTTGTAGGCACTGCAGAGATAACGCTCAAAGATGGTTCGACCATTGATGCCGACCGTGTTCTGCTAGCAACCGGGAATCAGCCCCCCTGCCCCCTGGCAGAAGATGCATTCTCCCATCCGGGTTATTGCGCTGAGCCTTGGGGAAACTGGATGGAAAAACTTCCCGCCCCCTCCGAAAACATCATCGTCATGGGGACGGGACTCTCCATGATTGACGTCTTTCTGACGCTCAGCGAGCAGGACTGGCAGGGTCATCTGATTGCCATTTCACATAACGGCATGATTCCGCAATCGCATTTTCGTGGCATAGAATATCCGGACTTTCTTCCGGAAGAACCTGAAAACCTGGGTCTGGATAATCTGGTGCTGTTGCTCGAGAAACATTGTCGTCAACTACAGCGGATTGGGGAAAATCCGGGAATCGTCGTTGATCGCCTGCGACCTCATACACAGAAGATCTGGCAGAAATTTGAACTCAAGGAAAAGCAGGAATTCCTCAAACGTTATGCGGCCCGCTGGAATGTAATTCGACACCGTATCGCCCAACCAATTCATCAGCGCGTCACCGAAGCGATCACAGAAGGTCGATTGAGTGTTGTCCGGGGTCGCATCACCGGATTGGAAGCAGACGGGAACCGTGTCTCTGTAAACCTGCAGAATCGGGCAGGCACGTCGCA is from Gimesia maris and encodes:
- a CDS encoding agmatine deiminase family protein, coding for MSEVTRRLPAEWEPQQTTLLCFPHNGNDWPGKYEVIKWAFVEIIRKVAEFERVLLVVKDGELQQKVDGMLQQAHANTKQVKYILQNTNRNWMRDSGPIVVQRSDGKREALQFRFNGWAKYPNHRLDWQVPSAVAKSLKVPVTEVCYQGRPVVLEGGAIEVNGRGTLITTEECLLDQKTQVRNPGFTKEDYAAIFNEYLGVTNVIWLGDGIEGDDTHGHVDDICRFVNPTTVVACMEANKKDVNHHRLAQNLERLKSARLEEGSKLNVVEMPMPARLDFEDLRLPASYVNFLVTNGCVLVPTFNDPNDAIALGILSALFTERRVIGIHAVDLVWGLGTLHCLSHEITAGE
- a CDS encoding carbon-nitrogen hydrolase, whose translation is MPRQFNIALVQVSLNGTPDENLIKCLDWVRTAAGEGGQVICLPELYSSFYFCQKETTKYFEFAEPLYDKSFTAFSKLAEELGVVIIVPFFEKRTEGLYHNSAYVIDADGSEAGLYRKMHIPDDPCFYEKFYFTPGDLGFKAIQTRFGKIGTLICWDQWFPEGARITALSGANVLVYPTAIGWHPHEKAEYGVKQHDSWMTIQRSHAIANGTFVAAVNRVGFEQPEPEQPGLEFWGASFICGPQGEIIAQASHDQEEILIAEVNLDEMAEVRQNWPFLRDRRIDAYGNILKLYHDDASQ
- a CDS encoding NAD-dependent malic enzyme, which gives rise to MNTGRTTEEFSIEKRGTLLVEDPLLNKGTAFTTEERIQHGLLGLLPPHVDTLEEQVERAYEAFCDFKEPINKHIYLRQLQDENETLFYRLMLGHITEMMPIVYTPIVGLACERFSHIYRRPRGIFISYPERDSMDAILENVERDIDVIVVTDGERILGLGDQGVGGMGIPIGKLSLYTLCGGVAPEKTLPIVLDLGTNNQERLDDPRYIGWRENRIKGEEYDKFIDQFVTAVKKRFPNVLLQWEDFASVDAERILDRYRDDLCTFNDDIQGTAAVTTGTILAAIAAGGGELKDQNIVMLGAGSAGVGICLQLKQTMMASGMSEPEARSHFYVIDRDGLLHSGRTDLDELHQQLSQPSESLKSWDCDTSGAVSFADVVRNAKPGVLIGATGQAGAFSEPIIREMAAHVEHPVIFPLSNPTSRAEATPADLLEWTNGKAVIATGSPFDPVDHNGVTHTIAQCNNSYIFPAMGLGILASRSRRVTDAMFIAAAEALKETSPALKDRTASLLPSLTIIRDVSRKIAHAVALAAIADGVADSITEAEIDQRIEETMWHPEY
- a CDS encoding thiamine pyrophosphate-binding protein; translation: MSDNSTTVGSYLASRLEEIGLKHYFAVPGDYNLVLLDKLLENKNLKMISCCNELNAGYAADGYCRATGGASAVFVTYSVGGLSLLNAVAGAYAEDLPMIAVSGGPNTNSEAEFEMLHHTLGLLDYDYQRDIFSKVTAEAVTIHDPREAPTQIDHAIQTALRFRKPVYIEIACNIADAVTSAPNVRSFGGPTASDPLSLNAAVDRAVELLNAATKPVLVAGVKLRSFGAEANFQKLADASGYAIASMPNAKGFFNEQHPHYMGIYWGPVGTPGCGEIVDSSDLCLFAGGTFTDYTTTGHAALINPAKVIQARPNSVVFPNQTFSNVKLTEFLELLAKKLKPNDGSMIAYNRIKEEVTPLRPGAPETELSTRQLFSRIQQMLSPDSAVIAETGDSWFNGMQLDLPEGARFEVQMQYGSIGWSVGATLGYSVGAPDRRPIALIGDGSFQLTAQEVSTIIRYGLKPIIFLINNGGYTIEVEIHDGPYNTIKNWNYAELVHVFNAEDGNGFSCKAHTEGELEEAIKQATAHDGPALIEVLIHRDDCSKDLLVWGGHVAKNNGRPPRVR
- the yciA gene encoding acyl-CoA thioester hydrolase YciA, translated to MKEEICELPDGKLILRTLAMPADTNANGDIFGGWIMSQMDIAGGILSKEVSGIRTVTIAVESMKFIRPVKVGDVVCCYGTVERIGTTSVTLQLEVWVEPVLRHEDSQCPCFKVTEAAFTYVAIDHQGKKTPLVRKKS
- a CDS encoding FAD/NAD(P)-binding protein, with amino-acid sequence MKKVAIIGGGFSGTMAAVNLARLSSGPLCIQLINDKYPLGRGVAYGTRREEHLLNVAARNMSAAPDHANHFLDWLRTRVDYSDLPDPQLRETYVPRRIYGDYLRSILATYMQPIDQHHPAEIQVIEQEAVDIEFNFVGTAEITLKDGSTIDADRVLLATGNQPPCPLAEDAFSHPGYCAEPWGNWMEKLPAPSENIIVMGTGLSMIDVFLTLSEQDWQGHLIAISHNGMIPQSHFRGIEYPDFLPEEPENLGLDNLVLLLEKHCRQLQRIGENPGIVVDRLRPHTQKIWQKFELKEKQEFLKRYAARWNVIRHRIAQPIHQRVTEAITEGRLSVVRGRITGLEADGNRVSVNLQNRAGTSQQVSGGLVINCTGPNSGFSNTSVPMFQNLLQRGLIRPDELDMGIDVGADFATIDAEGNPSEFLFAIGPLMKGTLWETTAVPELRGQAMRVAQLLLDDAALVSPGHDYRISVEEEHVIEYYI